ttttttcagaaaaaaaaactccGTAAAACTATTTGTTACTTACAGAAATATTAGTAATAAAATTTACTAGTAAGGTAGTAAAATACTAGTATAAATAACCGCGGAGACTAGAAATGGAATTTGCAGCCGGAGAGACGTTTCGTCGGAGGTCTCACTGACCCAACCATGAACCAGGCAGTGCAGAAGAACACCCTTTACGTCGGAGGATTGGCGGAGGAAGTTAACGAATCCATCCTCCACTCCGCTTTCATTCCCTTCGGCGACATTAAAGACGTTAAGACGCCGTTAGATCAAGCCACCCAAAAGCACCGCTCTTTCGGCTTCGTTACTTTCCTCGAGAGAGAAGATGCCGCCGCCGCAATGGATAATATGGACGGAGCTGAACTTTACGGCCGTGTTCTCACCGTCAATTACGCCCTCCCCGAACGTATTAAGGGTGGTGAACAGGGTTGGGCCGCCCAGCCCAGTAAGCTCTTTTCCCTATTTCTTTTCCCTGATTTTGGTTTTATCTTCTTTTGtgtatatttttaaagtatttTTGTTTTATGATGGGATTTTGTGGTTGTTTTAATTTCTAAAGTATTGTGGGACTGTATGGTTTTATTGGAAAAATTAAACCTGAGAGAAAATGAAACTGAGATTTTGACCTGTAAAATCTTTCTTAACAGTTTGGTATTTGGATCATTGGATGATGTGTTAGAATAGAGTGCCTTGTGGAATAAGCCCTCAATGCTGGCTGATTCAGCATGTAAGAGCCGAAATTGCATGTTTTCATACAACCACATCAAGATTTTTAAGAGGGATGAGAAGAACAGATATGCTGTGTTGATtctaaaattcatttttgctaTTCAGAAAGCAAGCTGCTAAGTGGTCATAATCATATCCAAAATTTCTTCAACTATTATTAGGGTTACAAAACTGTTGTCCATTCGCTGTATCCTTTTTCTCCTTGACACCCTGCATAAAAGTTACAAACTGTTCGGTGTATCTTTTTTCCCTATGTCTTCCTGCATAAAATTATAAACGGTTAGATGCATTATAAGTTAATGTAAAAGACCCATGTTTAACACCTAATTGACTCAGGATGAACTAGCCATTCCCCAGAATGACAGGAAATTATTATGCTGCAAAAAGGAACTTGTAGCATATTCTTGTTTTGTCAGTCCAGTTTGCCGTTGTAAGATCAGATGGCTTCTGGATCAGGGAAGGCCAACTTTACTCGTATTGTCAAGACAACTTAGCTAAAGTTCGATTACTAGTGTGAAATAGGGTGACTAACCAGGCAGCAACAGTTACTCTAATTCTTATTGGTAGTATATCTTTTACTCAGTAAATTAGAGTGAGCCAAGAACGTACATCCATTCAAAGTGGAAGAAAGGGTACTTTCAATTTATATTTGGTTGTAGGAAATGAAATGAACAGCAGGGTAATGACATAAAATGATCAACTAAGATCTCATGTCTATGTAGCTAATCATTTACCCATCCCTTTGATGAGATAGTGAAAAGCTTGACTCAAGATGATGGTTCTTGAACTGTGATAATTTTGGTAAGGGACACCTTCCATTCtaaagaaaactcattttgtTGTGTTAAGAGTGAGTTCTAAATGCAATTTCATTCTGTACTTTGTATTTTTTGCGAGTTCATGGCTTGATTTTGAACTAATCGGATTTTAGCTAGGATAGATTATCGAGGAGATTACTATTGGTGCCCAGGACCTAACATCTATTCTGCTTTTCTTATTTTCAGTTTGGGCGGATGCTGACACATGGTTCGAAAGACAGCAGCAGGAAGAGGAAATGCAGAGGCTTCAAGCAGAGCATCGAGCTGCAATGCAGGCTGCAGAAGAATTACACAGGAAAAAGATGGCTGATGAGCGAGAAGGTGAGAAGGAAGAAGAGACAGATATTGTGAATGATCCCATGCGGAAAGCTGAAGAGGAGGCTTTGATGCAGAATAGTTAGTTTCCATGAAGAACACGGATACCGTAGCTTAAGCAGTTATATGTAGAGGGGAGAATGTTTAGGCTTTGGGTCGGTGAGAACTATTGCATCCTAACAACTTGATGCTTTGTAGTTGCTAAACTTTGTTTTGGAAACTGGAGAATGAATACTTATTTCAGCACGCCTGTTTGTGGGGATGGCAATGAGTAGGGTAAAGCCTGATATATGTGATACATATCCTATTGTTAATCCAGATTGCTGAGTTATCCGTTGCGGTTTGGTATTAATGAGGGCTTATCGATAGGTAACTCAATAGGATTTTAGTAAAGGATCTTAAAAACTtgataccatatatatatataatttatatagtCCAATAACACATCTCAATTTTATAGTACAATAACATATAACTGTAAGCCAACTCGTTACACAATCCACAACCTGATTGTTCTCTTTAGTTTGTATTTTGTTCTTCATACTTTTCTTGTAAAGtgttctttgtcaagttttatCTAAAACTCATTATTGTTTGAAAATGTTCTTGAAAACAATTGTCAATATCTTCTTTTGGATATTTGCTGAAATTGTTAACAGTCAGGCATGATTTAACTAAGAGTATCAAATGGAGAGATTAAAAATGGAAGAATGTCAATTGAATCCATAACTAAAAGTCTCAAACGggaaagattaaaatggaagGATGTCAATTTAACCCTTTATAAAATAATGAAATTTTCACATGTAGATTCTATGGCTCTATCCAAATTTAGGATTCAATATAGTGTGTTGATTAATTATCATGTATAAATTAAGTTTAGTTTGACAAAAGATAAGTTTTTTGAATAATTCAGATTAGCAAATAGAGAGTACTCCACGAGTAATCTCAACTCCCGCACAAGAGGGTTTGACAATAGTAATTAAAATTCATACTATTATTCGATAGTGTTTGGCAAAAGATTTAGATATACGGGTTAGAATTTTGATAAGAGGGATTTTTGAAGATACATATTGGGTTGTCATCCCTGTATGTCTCTCAGAAGGCCACTTTGCTTTAGTCCAGCATGATGCGTCCTTGTCTAACACAGCTTGATCCACTGCCACTTTATCCAAGTTCGTTGTAATACTAAGTGGAGCAGTTTTGGTAGCCTTTTTTCATGTTTAATTGGACCGTCCTGCAGAATACACTAATTTTGAAAGTCTATCCTGCTATTtatgttaaacagatttgatggAAGTGTCTGCATTGTTAGGAACTTTGCCATCAGTGACACCAACAGTGGATGCAAGTGAATTCCTACGTATGACAACCAGGCCATCTTCTTTACTGTTTTGCCCGTAAGAACTAATTGTCCAGAAAACTAATTAGATGAAGAATTTTGATATTCAAGAACAGAAGCAAATGCAAGAGTTTATATACATAGACGGATATGAATCACTTCGTGTTGTTTAAGGACCAAATGCGTAACTTTGTGATCAATTTAACCACAGGAGAAAAATATCGTGAGAGCGGACAAAATTTTCATCTGTACTATACATAGAAAATAGGCAGATAATGGCGACTAGAAGCAATCTAAGAAACGAAATCAGCTACAGAAGGAACTCTGTGTAATTCTTAAATCAGCACCTAACTGAATGAAGAAATTTTAAGTATGCCTGAATCTGCGAAGATCAAGTTTATACCATGGAAGCTCTTTACAACTGAACTCCGGTGAAAAGAGGAAAACTTGAGATAACTTCCTCGAGAGCAAGAAATGAAGTACCTGCAAATCCAAATATTTGAAACAAATCTACCTTCTCCTCAGCAGAATTGCATCACAGAGCTTGGCAGCGTCTAAATTATCTTTTACATTATGAACTCTCACAATATTAGCACCACCTAAGATTCCAGTAGTCACAGAGGCAACAGTAGCTGGATCTCTATCCGCTGCAGTAGAATGAGCACAGATTTCGCCCAAGAATCTCTTCCTAGATGGTCCAATCAGCATTGGAACATGTGATACAGCTAGGCTTATTTTAGCAATCTCACTTCGAATAGTTGGCAAACCTGTGAGAATGTCCAGATTATGTTCAGTCTTCTTGGAGAACCCAATTCCAGGGTCAATAATGATCCTCCAAGAAGGAATACCTGATAACTCAGCATCTCTAACTCGAGTATATAGCTCTGATGCAACCTCTTTACAGACATCACTGTATTGCAAATTTCCACTATTCTGCATTGTAGATGGATCGCCTCTCATGTGCATTGCCACATAGGGAACTTTGAGGGCAGCAACAACATTATGCATGCCGGGGTCCAACTGTCCACCAGATACATCGTTCACCATGTGAGCCCCCTTATCCACTGCTTCTGAAGCAACCTGTGAATAAAACGTATCCACAGACAAAAGCTTGCCTTCCACCTCCGGCATTTGTCTAACAGCTTCAAGCACAGGGAGCAATCTATCCAACTCTTCCTCAGGCGAAATCCTAGAAGCCATTGGACGTGTAGATTGTGCACCAAAATCAATTATATCCACCCCCTCTGCCACCATCAAACGAACCTGAGAAACTGCAGCCTCAACAGATGGGTAGTTTCCTCCATCACTAAAACTATCTGGAGTCAAATTAAGAATACCCATAACAGAAGTTCTCTTGGACCAGTCCCACAACTGATTTCCAATTGGCAAAACCCTTTTCATCCCATCTTTCCCAATAAGAGATTCACCACCAAGATTCTTCCATGACTCAAAAAGCCCACCAGGATGGTTTGCAAATGAATGCCAGTATGGAACCGTATCACTATCTATATCTGTTCCCAACAAATCCATCAAAGGGGCCATCACAAATGGTCTTTCCCAAATCCTTTCATGTGGAACAGTAAGAATATCAGAATGAACCTTGAATCTTCCATAGAACAATATATCCAAATCAATCAGCCTAGGACCATACCTAATCCCATCAGTACGGCCCATATCcttctcaattttcttaagCACTCCCAACAACTCATGAGGTCCAAGTTTTGTAATGCCTCTAACAGCAGAGTTGAGAAATTGAGGTTGATCGGTCACGTAAGCAGGCTCAGTTTCATATAAGCAAGCATGCCTCGTTATCTGTACTCCTGATTTTTTCATTGCCTGTAAAGCTTCATCAAAATTCTGAAGTCTATCACCCACATTGCTTCCCAAAGCAATTACCACTTCCTGCTCTTGGGAATGAACTTCCACTGATGCATCAGCAGAtgaatggaaaaaagaaaagcatgcTGCTATAACAAGGATATAACAATTAGTACAACACCCATAAAATCATTTCCCAAATGCATAAGCCAGAAACTTTCTCCTAATTTACCAGGCTGCATATTCCATCTCTAATACTTTTGCCAACTTTGGACAAAATAAGCAGTAAAATGCACACACAGATACTTAAATTCTAAAATCCGTCTATTTGAGATATATCCATTTATAGATAACAAAACATGGATATGGGCTATGCTTAACTTcccataaaataaataaaaattaaataaatttgatTACCCCTGCAGGTAGCAGTACTTCTACAGCCAAATTTGCTGGGCGCTAAGCTCTTCAATAAATTCATCTCAACCGAGGCCTTTTCAGTTACCCATTGTGTTAAACCTGAATACTTGAGTGAAGACCCACCTCAAAACTGTTTGGATTTTCCAGAATTAACCAGATTCAAACCCGTGAAAATTATCTCAATAAGATGAAATAACAGAAGCTACAAAGTTTAAGACATAAAACAAAAAGGAACGGAACTTTATACTAACAATAAGCTATGGCCTACCAAACAACAACAAACTTGTGCGTGCCAAATCTCAGCAAAGTATCAAACAGCATAATGGAGGAGAAGGAAGGAATAGAGGGAAGAGGAGTGGGTGGTCTGCTTGCTGTGGACAGCAAATTGCTCAGACCTAAATCCTAACGCTTGTTTGCCAAAATCTTGAGGGACTTTTTGGTCATTAGCATGGCATGCTACATTATAGGAAATGCCGATATCCTTTAAAGTTtaaaatagggataatttcataaacctcccctgaggttttatgaaatatcacctagctctcttgaggtttttaaaatctcacttagcaCCCCTCGAATTGACATGTTGATAACATTGGAAGCCTTTctaaccaaaagtaatattaaaaaaattcatgtttgaGGAGAGAGATTATTTTAGTGCCTTTAATACCCTTAGgctataaaaaaaatgaacattttACAAACCAAGAAAAAAAGTACTAAATCAGAACCATCTTAAA
This portion of the Coffea eugenioides isolate CCC68of chromosome 11, Ceug_1.0, whole genome shotgun sequence genome encodes:
- the LOC113753076 gene encoding peptidyl-prolyl cis-trans isomerase E, yielding MNQAVQKNTLYVGGLAEEVNESILHSAFIPFGDIKDVKTPLDQATQKHRSFGFVTFLEREDAAAAMDNMDGAELYGRVLTVNYALPERIKGGEQGWAAQPIWADADTWFERQQQEEEMQRLQAEHRAAMQAAEELHRKKMADEREGEKEEETDIVNDPMRKAEEEALMQNS
- the LOC113753954 gene encoding folate synthesis bifunctional protein, mitochondrial isoform X1, encoding MNLLKSLAPSKFGCRSTATCRAACFSFFHSSADASVEVHSQEQEVVIALGSNVGDRLQNFDEALQAMKKSGVQITRHACLYETEPAYVTDQPQFLNSAVRGITKLGPHELLGVLKKIEKDMGRTDGIRYGPRLIDLDILFYGRFKVHSDILTVPHERIWERPFVMAPLMDLLGTDIDSDTVPYWHSFANHPGGLFESWKNLGGESLIGKDGMKRVLPIGNQLWDWSKRTSVMGILNLTPDSFSDGGNYPSVEAAVSQVRLMVAEGVDIIDFGAQSTRPMASRISPEEELDRLLPVLEAVRQMPEVEGKLLSVDTFYSQVASEAVDKGAHMVNDVSGGQLDPGMHNVVAALKVPYVAMHMRGDPSTMQNSGNLQYSDVCKEVASELYTRVRDAELSGIPSWRIIIDPGIGFSKKTEHNLDILTGLPTIRSEIAKISLAVSHVPMLIGPSRKRFLGEICAHSTAADRDPATVASVTTGILGGANIVRVHNVKDNLDAAKLCDAILLRRR
- the LOC113753954 gene encoding folate synthesis bifunctional protein, mitochondrial isoform X2 — translated: MNLLKSLAPSKFGCRSTATCRACFSFFHSSADASVEVHSQEQEVVIALGSNVGDRLQNFDEALQAMKKSGVQITRHACLYETEPAYVTDQPQFLNSAVRGITKLGPHELLGVLKKIEKDMGRTDGIRYGPRLIDLDILFYGRFKVHSDILTVPHERIWERPFVMAPLMDLLGTDIDSDTVPYWHSFANHPGGLFESWKNLGGESLIGKDGMKRVLPIGNQLWDWSKRTSVMGILNLTPDSFSDGGNYPSVEAAVSQVRLMVAEGVDIIDFGAQSTRPMASRISPEEELDRLLPVLEAVRQMPEVEGKLLSVDTFYSQVASEAVDKGAHMVNDVSGGQLDPGMHNVVAALKVPYVAMHMRGDPSTMQNSGNLQYSDVCKEVASELYTRVRDAELSGIPSWRIIIDPGIGFSKKTEHNLDILTGLPTIRSEIAKISLAVSHVPMLIGPSRKRFLGEICAHSTAADRDPATVASVTTGILGGANIVRVHNVKDNLDAAKLCDAILLRRR